In Vicia villosa cultivar HV-30 ecotype Madison, WI unplaced genomic scaffold, Vvil1.0 ctg.001216F_1_1, whole genome shotgun sequence, the following proteins share a genomic window:
- the LOC131634051 gene encoding uncharacterized protein LOC131634051 translates to MAKLVPSLVHPLKSRFFGNHYTLLTKHSFQFYGVQVQPNLSYSSSSSKISMSLKAGIVGLPNVGKSTLFNAVVENGKAQAANFPFCTIEPNVGIVAVPDSRLHVLSDLSKSQRVVPASIEFVDIAGLVKGASQGEGLGNKFLSHIREVDSILQVVRCFDDNDIIHVNGKVDPKSDIDVINLELVFTDLDQIEKRLDKLKKSKAKDSQTKVKEEAEKAALEKISVALLDGKPARSVALTDFEKDAIKNLCLLTMKPVIYVANVAETDLADATNNDYVVGVKNVASELKSGIVTISAQVEAELSELAIEERQEYLKSLGVSESGLGNLIRATYDLLGLRTYFTSGEKETKAWTIREGMTAPQAAGVIHSDFEKGFIRAETVAYKDFVAAGSLAAAREKGLLRSEGKDYIVQEGDVMLFRFNV, encoded by the exons ATGGCTAAACTAGTTCCCAGTTTAGTTCATCCATTGAAGTCAAGGTTTTTCGGTAACCATTACACTCTTTTAACCAAACACTCTTTTCAATTTTATGGGGTTCAAGTTCAACCAAACCTTTCTTactcttcatcttcatctaagATAAGCATGAGCCTCAAGGCTGGTATTGTTGGCCTCCCCAATGTTGGCAAGTCTACCCTCTTCAATGCCGTC GTGGAAAATGGAAAAGCCCAAGCTGCTAATTTCCCTTTTTGTACAATTGAGCCAAACGTAGGGATTGTTGCTGTTCCAGATTCTCGTCTCCATGTGCTCTCCGACCTCAGTAAATCTCAACGAGTTGTTCCAGCATCTATAGAGTTTGTAGACATTGCTGGGCTAGTCAAGGGTGCAAGTCAAGGCGAG GGGCTTGGTAATAAGTTTTTATCACATATTCGTGAAGTGGACTCCATACTTCAG GTTGTTAGATGTTTTGACGACAATGACATTATTCATGTGAATGGGAAAGTTGATCCCAAATCTGATATTGATGTTATCAACTTGGAGCTTGTTTTCACAGACTTAGACCAG ATTGAAAAAAGACTAGATAAACTAAAAAAAAGcaaggcaaaggattcacaaacTAAAGTCAAG GAAGAGGCAGAAAAGGCTGCATTGGAAAAAATTAGTGTAGCACTCTTGGATGGAAAACCTGCCCGATCTGTGGCCTTAACAGACTTTGAAAAGGATGCTATAAAGAACCTCTGCTTACTCACCATGAAACCCGTTATATATGTGGCAAATGTTGCGGAGACTGATTTAGCTGATGCTACAAACAATGATTACGTTGTAGGTGTCAAGAATGTTGCATCTGAGCTGAAGTCAGGAATTGTAACAATTTCAGCACAG GTTGAGGCAGAGCTTTCTGAACTAGCAATTGAGGAAAGGCAAGAATATTTGAAATCCCTTGGTGTTAGTGAAAGTGGTCTTGGGAACCTAATTAGAGCAACCTATGATCTTTTGGGGTTGCGAACTTATTTTACTTCTGGTGAGAAG GAGACAAAAGCATGGACAATACGTGAAG GAATGACTGCACCTCAAGCTGCTGGAGTTATTCATTCTGACTTTGAGAAGGGTTTCATTCGAGCAGAGACA GTGGCTTATAAAGACTTTGTTGCTGCTGGTTCACTTGCTGCAGCACGAGAAAAAGGACTT TTGAGATCTGAAGGCAAAGACTACATTGTACAAGAAGGAGATGTAATGTTGTTTCGATTCAATGTATAG